In one Tessaracoccus palaemonis genomic region, the following are encoded:
- the rph gene encoding ribonuclease PH, producing the protein MTATRIDGRRPDELREVRITRNWLDHAEGSVLVEFGRTRVLVAASVTTGVPRWRTGSGLGWVTAEYAMLPRATHTRSDRESVKGRIGGRTHEISRLVGRALRAVVDLQALGENTIVLDCDVLQADGGTRTAAITGAYVALADAVEHLRGLGALAGEPLKDSVAAISVGFDAEGTALLDLRYEEDSAAETDMNIVMTGSGDFVEVQGTAEGTPFSREELGRLLDLGTLGCAELSRLQREALA; encoded by the coding sequence ATGACCGCGACTCGCATCGATGGACGACGCCCCGACGAGCTACGCGAGGTGCGCATCACGCGCAACTGGCTCGACCACGCCGAGGGATCCGTCCTCGTGGAGTTCGGCCGCACCCGCGTGCTCGTCGCCGCCTCCGTCACCACCGGCGTGCCGCGCTGGCGCACCGGATCCGGCCTCGGCTGGGTGACCGCCGAGTACGCCATGCTCCCGCGGGCCACGCACACCCGCTCCGACCGCGAGTCCGTCAAGGGCCGCATCGGAGGCCGCACGCACGAGATCTCCCGGCTGGTCGGCCGCGCGCTGCGCGCCGTCGTCGACCTCCAGGCCCTCGGCGAGAACACCATCGTGCTCGACTGCGACGTGCTGCAGGCCGACGGCGGCACCCGCACCGCCGCCATCACGGGCGCCTATGTCGCGCTGGCCGACGCCGTCGAACACCTCCGAGGCCTCGGGGCGTTGGCGGGGGAGCCGCTCAAGGACTCGGTCGCCGCGATCTCGGTCGGCTTCGACGCCGAGGGGACCGCGCTGCTGGACCTGCGCTACGAGGAGGACTCGGCCGCCGAGACCGACATGAACATCGTCATGACCGGCTCGGGTGACTTCGTCGAGGTGCAGGGCACCGCAGAGGGCACGCCCTTCAGCCGGGAGGAGCTCGGCCGCCTGCTCGACCTCGGCACGCTCGGCTGCGCCGAGCTGTCCCGCCTCCAGCGCGAGGCACTCGCGTGA
- the rdgB gene encoding RdgB/HAM1 family non-canonical purine NTP pyrophosphatase, which translates to MRRPDRIVLATNNPKKLGELRRIIEAEDLGVEVLGLGDLPSYPEPEETERTFEGNAFLKAGAAARETGLVAVADDSGLEVDELNSMPGVRSARWAGPACDDEDNNALLLAQLDGVPAERRTGRFVCALALVTPDGERRVWHGLMPGRVAEAPAGENGFGYDPLFIPAGMEVSSAELTPAEKDSISHRGIAVRAFVDWLGELDA; encoded by the coding sequence GTGAGGCGCCCCGACCGGATCGTGCTCGCCACGAACAACCCCAAGAAGCTCGGCGAGCTGCGCCGCATCATCGAGGCCGAGGATCTCGGCGTCGAGGTGCTGGGCCTCGGCGACCTGCCGTCGTACCCGGAGCCGGAGGAGACCGAGCGCACCTTCGAGGGCAACGCGTTCCTCAAGGCCGGCGCCGCCGCGCGCGAGACCGGCCTGGTCGCCGTCGCCGACGACTCCGGCCTCGAGGTCGACGAGCTCAACTCCATGCCCGGCGTCCGCTCCGCCCGCTGGGCCGGGCCGGCCTGCGACGACGAGGACAACAACGCGCTCCTGCTCGCCCAGCTCGACGGTGTCCCCGCCGAGCGCCGCACCGGCCGCTTCGTGTGCGCGCTGGCGCTCGTCACCCCCGACGGGGAGCGGCGCGTCTGGCATGGGCTGATGCCCGGTCGCGTCGCCGAGGCGCCCGCCGGCGAGAACGGCTTCGGGTACGACCCGCTGTTCATCCCCGCGGGCATGGAGGTCTCCTCCGCCGAGCTCACCCCGGCGGAGAAGGACTCCATCTCGCACCGCGGCATCGCCGTGCGCGCCTTCGTCGACTGGCTCGGGGAGCTCGACGCATGA
- a CDS encoding thymidylate synthase — translation MKQYLDLLTHIMATGVDRGDRTGTGTRSVFGYQMRFDLREGFPLLTTKKVHTRSVFGELLWFLRGDTNIAWLHENRISIWDEWADANGDLGPVYGYQWRSWPTPDGRHVDQIARVIESLRSNPESRRHIVSAWNVADVDDMALPPCHTMFQFYVTPEADGPGTLSCQLYQRSADVFLGVPFNIASYALLTHLVAQVVGLKAGDFVHTLGDAHIYSNHFDQVAEQLTRTPRPLPTLHLNPEVTAIDEFQLADIEVRGYDPYPVIKAPIAV, via the coding sequence ATGAAGCAGTACCTCGACCTCCTGACCCACATCATGGCGACGGGCGTCGACCGCGGCGACCGCACGGGTACCGGCACGCGCTCGGTGTTCGGCTACCAGATGCGCTTCGACCTGCGCGAGGGCTTCCCGCTGCTCACCACCAAGAAGGTGCACACCCGGTCTGTGTTCGGCGAGCTGCTCTGGTTCCTGCGCGGCGACACCAACATCGCCTGGCTGCACGAGAACCGCATCTCGATCTGGGACGAGTGGGCCGACGCCAACGGAGACCTCGGGCCCGTCTACGGCTACCAGTGGCGGAGCTGGCCGACCCCGGACGGACGGCACGTGGACCAGATCGCGCGCGTCATCGAGTCGCTGCGCAGCAACCCCGAGTCCAGGCGGCACATCGTGAGCGCCTGGAACGTGGCCGACGTCGACGACATGGCCCTTCCCCCGTGTCACACCATGTTCCAGTTCTACGTGACGCCGGAGGCCGACGGCCCGGGCACGCTCAGCTGCCAGCTCTACCAGCGCTCGGCGGACGTGTTCCTCGGCGTGCCGTTCAACATCGCCTCCTACGCGCTGCTGACGCACCTGGTCGCTCAGGTGGTCGGGCTGAAGGCCGGCGACTTCGTGCACACGCTGGGCGACGCGCACATCTACTCGAACCACTTCGACCAGGTCGCCGAGCAGCTGACCCGCACCCCGCGCCCGCTGCCGACGCTGCACCTGAACCCCGAGGTGACGGCGATCGACGAGTTCCAGTTGGCCGACATCGAGGTCCGTGGCTACGACCCGTACCCCGTCATCAAGGCCCCCATCGCCGTCTGA
- a CDS encoding dihydrofolate reductase, which yields MRIVAIAAVADNGVIGSGEDMLWHIPEDFRRFKAVTTGNTLVFGRRTHEQIGHTLPGRRIIVVTRDTEWTDDGVEVAHSITEALDLAAQTPEKVCYIGGGSQIYEAAWPYLTELDITVVHQSPEGAALFPKVTAKEWTEVSREPRSGFDFVSYLPTPA from the coding sequence ATGCGCATCGTCGCCATTGCCGCCGTCGCCGACAACGGAGTCATCGGCTCGGGGGAGGACATGCTCTGGCACATCCCCGAGGACTTCCGCCGGTTCAAGGCCGTCACCACCGGCAACACGCTGGTCTTCGGTCGCCGCACGCACGAGCAGATCGGCCACACCCTGCCGGGGCGCCGGATCATCGTCGTCACGCGCGACACCGAATGGACCGACGATGGGGTCGAGGTCGCCCACTCCATCACCGAGGCCCTCGACCTGGCCGCGCAGACGCCGGAGAAGGTCTGCTACATCGGCGGCGGCTCCCAGATCTACGAGGCCGCCTGGCCCTACCTGACCGAGCTCGACATCACGGTCGTGCACCAGAGCCCCGAGGGCGCGGCGCTGTTCCCGAAGGTCACCGCGAAAGAGTGGACCGAGGTCAGCAGGGAGCCGAGGAGCGGCTTCGATTTCGTCTCGTACCTGCCGACCCCGGCCTGA
- a CDS encoding glycerate kinase, whose protein sequence is MRVVFAPDSFKGSIPAQEAAEALAEGWAAVRPGDDLVLRPMADGGEGTRAAFLAAIEGTQQRTTEVVGPDGARHLAPWLMLPDDTAFIELAAASGIELLGERRLPFDAHTLGFGQLIAEALSRGATRVLLGIGSSASTDAGTGMLRALGARFLDSDGRDVALGLRGLQDLASVDLAGLTPLPQRGVLVLSDVDNPLLGRRGAAHVFGPQKGLDPDGVQIADLLLARVAALLGVDPDRPGAGAAGGTGYALQFWGADVGAGATEVARMVGLPDALDGADLVVTGEGKFDASSAHGKVPANVADLAARAGVPVALVAGVVAEEADTASFATVLSLTTLAGSPAAAMADAARWLRESGEQLAR, encoded by the coding sequence ATGCGCGTCGTCTTCGCGCCGGACAGCTTCAAGGGCAGCATCCCCGCACAGGAGGCGGCCGAGGCCCTGGCTGAGGGGTGGGCGGCGGTCCGCCCCGGCGACGACCTGGTGCTGCGGCCCATGGCCGACGGTGGCGAGGGTACCCGGGCCGCCTTCCTGGCCGCGATCGAGGGCACGCAGCAGCGCACGACCGAGGTCGTCGGACCTGACGGGGCGCGCCACCTCGCGCCGTGGCTGATGCTGCCGGACGACACGGCCTTCATCGAGCTGGCCGCGGCGTCGGGCATCGAGTTGCTGGGGGAGCGCCGGCTCCCGTTCGACGCGCACACGCTCGGCTTCGGGCAGCTGATTGCCGAGGCGCTCTCCCGGGGAGCCACCCGCGTCCTGCTCGGCATCGGGTCCAGTGCGTCCACCGATGCGGGCACCGGCATGCTGCGCGCGCTGGGCGCCCGCTTCCTGGACTCCGACGGGCGCGACGTCGCCCTCGGGCTGCGTGGGCTGCAGGACCTAGCCTCCGTCGACCTGGCCGGGCTGACCCCGCTGCCGCAGCGCGGCGTCCTCGTGCTGAGCGATGTCGACAACCCGCTGCTCGGCCGGCGTGGCGCCGCCCACGTCTTCGGGCCGCAGAAGGGCCTCGACCCCGACGGGGTGCAGATCGCCGACCTGCTGCTGGCCCGCGTCGCCGCCCTGCTCGGGGTCGACCCCGACCGGCCGGGAGCAGGGGCCGCGGGGGGCACGGGCTACGCGCTGCAGTTCTGGGGCGCCGACGTGGGCGCCGGCGCGACGGAGGTCGCCCGGATGGTCGGCCTGCCGGACGCCCTCGACGGTGCGGACCTGGTCGTCACGGGCGAGGGGAAGTTCGACGCCTCCAGCGCGCACGGCAAGGTGCCCGCCAACGTCGCGGACCTCGCCGCCCGGGCCGGCGTCCCGGTCGCGCTGGTCGCAGGGGTCGTCGCCGAGGAGGCCGACACCGCGTCCTTCGCGACGGTGCTGTCCCTGACCACGCTCGCCGGGTCTCCCGCCGCGGCCATGGCGGACGCCGCCCGCTGGCTGCGCGAGTCGGGGGAGCAGCTCGCCCGCTAG
- a CDS encoding TetR/AcrR family transcriptional regulator yields the protein MPAATTRRRAPYANGEKTRAALVDAAFDVFAQKGYQRLSIRQIAEEIGTSHTALLHHFGSREALLEAVLARREEREGPGREELIRERGLLASVPEIMRSNAAERGVILLDATLQAEALDPDHAAHAFVTDREERFFASVRAALEAELEAGRLRDGLDLDVVARLITSQVEGIQLAWLADPTVDMAAHLAALMDLIRR from the coding sequence ATGCCAGCTGCCACGACCCGACGCCGCGCCCCCTACGCCAACGGCGAGAAGACCAGGGCGGCCCTCGTCGATGCCGCCTTCGACGTCTTCGCTCAGAAGGGCTACCAGCGGCTGTCCATCCGGCAGATCGCCGAGGAGATCGGCACGAGCCACACCGCTCTGCTGCACCACTTCGGCTCGCGGGAGGCGCTGCTCGAGGCCGTGCTGGCCCGCCGCGAGGAGCGCGAGGGACCGGGGCGCGAGGAGCTCATCCGGGAGAGGGGCCTGCTCGCTTCGGTCCCGGAGATCATGCGGAGCAACGCCGCCGAGCGCGGCGTCATCCTGCTCGATGCGACACTGCAGGCCGAGGCCCTCGACCCCGACCACGCCGCGCACGCCTTCGTCACCGACCGCGAGGAGAGGTTCTTCGCCTCCGTGCGGGCCGCCCTCGAGGCGGAGCTCGAGGCGGGGAGGCTGCGCGACGGGCTGGACCTCGACGTCGTGGCCAGGCTGATCACGTCGCAGGTGGAGGGCATCCAGCTCGCGTGGCTCGCGGACCCGACCGTCGACATGGCCGCGCACCTGGCGGCCCTGATGGACCTGATCCGCCGCTAG
- a CDS encoding MFS transporter gives MSEAAGAVQANEALFVEAVPTHDQAPTTPEPAAGYLPPEYPQNYRRTIALVLIAAAGMYIMMLTLSTALSLRIASVAPEGKEAALSLAVSFGALLQLVGVPLGGALSDRTVGRFGRRRPWIVGMLAIALVAMAVIGTTTVVPLIVGAYVIGITCAQVGFSSYSVITVEGVPDNMRGKVMGMMGMFGALAMSAGSYLAAALVGMPFFLMTAPVLLAIVCSLPLLIGYRDPAKSREDVPPLKLASLFSGLIVNPRKHPDFGWVWLSRFLAGVAMTGLFTYFIYFMMDGLGLEIAQAGANAGLLSLLSAPVSVVFFTASGWLSDKLGRRKPFVVAAALFMAAALVIAGTATTFAQFIVAWLLFAVGQAMYLTVDLVLCAAVLPDARDAGKDMGVFQLALSIPAIIVPLVAPAVLAIGGGHNYLLLWGLCAALCALGALAVLKVKGVR, from the coding sequence ATGAGTGAAGCCGCAGGAGCCGTGCAGGCGAACGAGGCCCTGTTCGTCGAGGCCGTGCCCACGCACGACCAGGCGCCCACCACACCGGAGCCGGCCGCGGGATATCTGCCGCCGGAGTACCCGCAGAACTACCGCCGGACCATCGCGCTCGTGCTCATCGCGGCCGCGGGCATGTACATCATGATGCTGACGCTCAGCACGGCCCTGTCGCTGCGCATCGCGTCCGTGGCGCCGGAGGGGAAGGAGGCGGCGCTCAGCCTCGCCGTCTCGTTCGGCGCGCTGCTCCAGCTCGTCGGCGTCCCGCTGGGCGGCGCCCTGTCCGACCGCACCGTCGGACGCTTCGGGCGACGGCGGCCCTGGATCGTCGGCATGCTCGCCATCGCGCTGGTGGCCATGGCCGTCATCGGCACCACCACGGTCGTCCCGCTCATCGTCGGCGCCTATGTGATCGGCATCACCTGCGCCCAGGTCGGCTTCAGCTCCTACTCCGTCATCACGGTGGAGGGCGTGCCGGACAACATGCGCGGCAAGGTCATGGGCATGATGGGCATGTTCGGCGCGCTCGCCATGTCGGCCGGCTCCTACCTCGCAGCGGCCCTCGTCGGGATGCCGTTCTTCCTCATGACGGCCCCGGTTCTGCTCGCCATCGTCTGCAGCCTCCCGCTGCTGATCGGCTACCGCGACCCCGCAAAGAGCCGTGAGGACGTGCCCCCGCTGAAGCTCGCGTCGCTGTTCTCCGGGCTGATCGTCAACCCCCGCAAGCACCCCGACTTCGGCTGGGTCTGGCTGTCGCGCTTCCTCGCCGGCGTCGCGATGACGGGCCTGTTCACGTACTTCATCTACTTCATGATGGACGGGCTCGGCCTCGAGATCGCCCAGGCCGGCGCCAACGCCGGGCTGCTGAGCCTGCTGTCGGCTCCCGTCAGCGTCGTCTTCTTCACCGCCTCCGGCTGGCTTTCCGACAAGCTCGGCCGGCGCAAGCCGTTCGTCGTCGCAGCGGCGCTCTTCATGGCCGCCGCACTGGTCATCGCCGGCACCGCCACCACGTTCGCGCAGTTCATCGTCGCGTGGCTGCTGTTCGCCGTCGGCCAGGCCATGTACCTGACCGTCGACCTCGTGCTGTGCGCCGCCGTGCTGCCCGACGCCAGGGACGCCGGCAAGGACATGGGCGTCTTCCAGCTCGCCCTGTCGATCCCGGCCATCATCGTCCCGCTCGTCGCCCCCGCGGTGCTGGCGATCGGCGGCGGCCACAACTACCTCCTGCTGTGGGGGCTCTGCGCGGCGCTGTGCGCGCTGGGCGCCCTCGCGGTGCTGAAGGTCAAGGGAGTGCGCTGA
- a CDS encoding glycoside hydrolase family 1 protein gives MTTSFPEGFFWGVASAAHQVEGNNTNSDLWLLEHVPGTIFAEPSGDALDHYHRYAEDIALIASLGFDTYRFSLEWARIEPAPGEYSVAELDHYRRMLEQCHAHGLRPVVTFHHFSSPRWLLAAGGWEDPETPARFARYCAVAMEHLGDLIDMACTLNEPNLPYLLAELGITGEPPEARAEIPVWANAAAELGIDPARIAPFQFNATPTGFAIKVAAHRAATEAIKSVRPDLPVGWTLANTDVQAAPGGEAYAERVRAAVNVRFLEISRDDDFVGIQNYGRHVFGADGLLGAEPGMPVNSQGEEIYPAGLAAAVREAWDVAAVPVVVTENGLATDDDAQRVGFLEGALEGLAEAIRDGVDVRGYIAWTAFDNYEWIFGYAPKFGLIAVDRTTQRRTPKPSAHWLGEVARSNGAGIGALIGATR, from the coding sequence ATGACGACATCGTTTCCCGAGGGCTTCTTCTGGGGCGTCGCGAGCGCGGCGCACCAGGTGGAGGGCAACAACACCAACTCCGACCTGTGGCTGCTCGAGCACGTGCCCGGCACGATCTTCGCCGAACCCTCCGGCGACGCGCTCGACCACTACCACCGCTACGCCGAGGACATCGCGCTGATCGCCTCGCTCGGCTTCGACACCTACCGCTTCTCGCTCGAGTGGGCCCGCATCGAGCCCGCCCCCGGCGAGTACTCCGTGGCGGAGCTCGACCACTACCGGAGGATGCTCGAGCAGTGTCACGCGCACGGGCTGAGGCCCGTCGTGACCTTCCACCACTTCTCCAGCCCCCGCTGGCTGCTGGCCGCCGGTGGCTGGGAGGACCCGGAGACCCCGGCCCGGTTCGCCCGCTACTGCGCCGTCGCGATGGAGCACCTGGGGGATCTCATCGACATGGCCTGCACCCTCAACGAGCCGAACCTGCCCTATCTGCTGGCCGAGCTCGGCATCACCGGCGAGCCGCCCGAGGCGAGGGCGGAAATCCCGGTGTGGGCCAACGCGGCGGCGGAGCTCGGGATCGATCCCGCGCGGATCGCGCCGTTCCAGTTCAACGCCACCCCGACGGGATTCGCCATCAAGGTCGCCGCGCACCGGGCAGCCACCGAGGCCATCAAGTCCGTCCGGCCCGACCTGCCTGTCGGCTGGACGCTCGCCAACACCGACGTGCAGGCCGCGCCGGGCGGGGAGGCATACGCCGAGCGGGTGCGCGCGGCGGTCAACGTCCGCTTCCTGGAGATCTCCCGGGACGACGACTTCGTCGGCATCCAGAACTATGGCCGGCACGTCTTCGGCGCCGACGGTCTCCTGGGCGCCGAGCCCGGCATGCCGGTGAACTCGCAGGGCGAGGAGATCTACCCGGCGGGCCTGGCCGCGGCCGTCCGCGAGGCATGGGACGTGGCGGCGGTCCCTGTCGTCGTCACCGAGAACGGGCTGGCCACCGACGACGATGCGCAGCGGGTCGGATTTCTCGAGGGGGCACTCGAGGGGCTCGCCGAGGCCATCCGCGACGGCGTCGACGTCCGCGGCTACATCGCCTGGACCGCGTTCGACAACTACGAATGGATCTTCGGCTACGCGCCGAAGTTCGGGCTCATCGCCGTCGACCGCACGACGCAGCGACGCACCCCCAAGCCGTCGGCCCACTGGCTGGGCGAGGTGGCCCGGAGCAACGGGGCCGGGATCGGCGCGCTGATCGGCGCGACGAGATGA
- a CDS encoding alpha-L-rhamnosidase gives MTPDEGARSALADAAFITADAQRGEVLRFATVVTLDRPAAEVVSAVIHATAHGVYELTVDGRPVTRDVLNPGWTAYEWRLQVQRFDVTALLADGDAHVLEARVGNGWYRGDYGFEGLSANYGEEIGLLAALEITYANGTRQRLTTGPGWAADTCEITANSFYNGQSVDARIGGGRALPVRISDLDRCTLVAQAAPAIRRHEVLSPRRIWTSPSGRTLVDFGQNLVGWIRLRVRGEEGAVVTVSHAEVLERGELGTRPLRGAAATDRYTLSGGDDVFEPTFTFHGFRYAQVDGLPVGFDPGDLEAVVIHSGMTPTMSFECSDPLVNRLVSNVVWGQKGNFLSVPTDCPQRDERLGWTGDIAVFAETAAAQFDVADFLHSWLLDLAAETVHHDPPAVPVVVPDVLKYGHYAADAMFRDVHSQAVWGDAAVWVPKALWEAYGDWGRLGDHYPGMVAYLESIEPLLSPSGLWDTGMQLADWLDPDAPPDQPWAAKADPGVVATAAFHRSAAFVAEAADILGREADAARWTALAGRLRRAFNDAYVGGGRIASDCATVYAIAICFGLLDDADCVWAADRLAELVRERGHVVTTGFAGTPYVTWALSEHGHVDDAYRLLLQTGCPSWLYPVKMGATTIWERWDSMLPDGSINPGDMTSFNHYALGAVAGWLYGAVAGIRPARPGFAEVLIQPRPGPGLDRVRATRRTPAGPVTVAWSTAGETFDLDVALPDGVPATLALPDGSRRRVIGGSHRLSCALEGPSGPYDAASWTSMQTLSS, from the coding sequence ATGACTCCGGACGAGGGGGCGCGGTCGGCGCTGGCCGACGCGGCCTTCATCACCGCAGACGCCCAGCGGGGCGAGGTGCTCCGGTTCGCCACCGTCGTGACCCTCGACCGGCCGGCCGCCGAGGTCGTCTCCGCCGTGATCCACGCCACCGCGCACGGCGTCTACGAGCTGACGGTCGACGGGCGGCCCGTCACGCGGGACGTCCTGAACCCGGGCTGGACGGCCTACGAGTGGCGGCTCCAGGTGCAGCGGTTCGACGTGACGGCGCTGCTCGCCGACGGCGACGCGCACGTCCTGGAGGCGAGGGTGGGCAACGGCTGGTATCGCGGCGACTACGGCTTCGAGGGGCTCTCCGCGAACTACGGCGAGGAGATCGGCCTGCTCGCGGCCCTCGAGATCACGTATGCCAACGGGACGCGGCAGCGCCTGACCACTGGACCCGGCTGGGCGGCCGACACCTGTGAGATCACCGCGAACTCGTTCTACAACGGGCAGAGCGTCGACGCGCGCATCGGCGGCGGCCGGGCGCTCCCAGTCCGCATCTCGGACCTGGACCGCTGCACGCTGGTTGCGCAGGCTGCCCCGGCCATCCGCCGGCACGAGGTGCTGTCCCCGAGGCGCATCTGGACGTCACCGTCGGGTCGGACGCTCGTCGACTTCGGCCAGAACCTGGTGGGCTGGATCCGGCTGCGGGTACGCGGCGAGGAGGGGGCCGTCGTCACGGTCTCGCACGCCGAGGTGCTCGAACGTGGCGAGCTCGGCACGCGGCCACTGCGCGGGGCCGCGGCCACCGACCGCTACACCCTGTCGGGCGGTGACGACGTCTTCGAGCCGACCTTCACCTTCCACGGCTTCCGCTACGCGCAGGTCGACGGCCTGCCCGTCGGGTTCGACCCGGGCGACCTCGAGGCCGTCGTGATCCACTCGGGCATGACGCCGACGATGTCCTTCGAGTGCTCCGATCCGCTGGTCAACCGGCTCGTCAGCAACGTCGTCTGGGGGCAGAAGGGCAACTTCCTCTCGGTGCCGACCGACTGCCCGCAGCGCGACGAGAGGCTGGGTTGGACCGGCGACATCGCGGTGTTCGCCGAGACGGCGGCCGCACAGTTCGACGTCGCGGACTTCCTGCATTCCTGGCTGCTCGACCTGGCAGCGGAGACGGTCCACCACGACCCGCCCGCCGTGCCCGTCGTCGTGCCGGACGTGCTGAAGTACGGCCACTACGCCGCCGACGCCATGTTCCGCGACGTCCACTCCCAGGCGGTCTGGGGGGACGCCGCGGTGTGGGTGCCGAAGGCGCTGTGGGAGGCCTACGGGGACTGGGGCAGGCTCGGCGACCACTATCCCGGCATGGTCGCCTACCTCGAGTCGATCGAGCCGCTGCTGTCGCCGTCGGGCCTGTGGGACACGGGCATGCAGCTCGCGGACTGGCTCGACCCGGACGCGCCGCCGGACCAGCCGTGGGCCGCCAAGGCGGACCCCGGCGTGGTCGCCACGGCGGCCTTCCACCGCTCGGCGGCGTTCGTCGCCGAGGCCGCGGACATCCTGGGCCGCGAGGCCGACGCGGCGCGGTGGACGGCGCTGGCCGGCCGGCTCCGCCGCGCCTTCAACGATGCCTACGTCGGCGGCGGCCGCATCGCCTCCGACTGCGCCACCGTCTACGCCATCGCCATCTGCTTCGGCCTGCTGGACGACGCGGACTGCGTCTGGGCAGCCGACCGCCTCGCCGAGCTGGTGAGGGAGCGCGGGCACGTCGTCACCACGGGGTTCGCGGGGACGCCCTACGTGACGTGGGCGCTGTCCGAGCACGGCCACGTCGACGACGCCTACCGGCTGCTGCTGCAGACGGGCTGCCCCTCCTGGCTGTATCCGGTCAAGATGGGCGCGACCACGATCTGGGAGCGCTGGGACTCGATGCTGCCCGACGGCTCCATCAACCCCGGCGACATGACGAGCTTCAACCACTACGCGCTGGGCGCCGTCGCCGGCTGGCTGTACGGCGCCGTCGCAGGGATCAGGCCCGCGCGGCCGGGCTTCGCCGAGGTCCTGATCCAGCCGCGCCCCGGCCCGGGCCTCGACCGGGTGCGGGCCACCCGCCGCACGCCCGCCGGCCCCGTCACCGTCGCGTGGTCGACGGCGGGGGAGACGTTCGACCTCGACGTCGCCCTGCCCGACGGGGTGCCCGCCACCCTGGCGCTGCCCGACGGGAGCCGCCGCCGGGTCATCGGGGGAAGCCACCGGCTGAGCTGCGCCCTCGAGGGGCCGTCGGGCCCCTACGATGCGGCGTCATGGACTTCCATGCAGACGCTGTCGTCGTAG